Proteins encoded by one window of Streptomyces clavuligerus:
- a CDS encoding phospholipase D family protein, with protein MTRDHVWRQVEQLLLGATREVLLVAPFIKQETFQAVLAAVPDSVGRIHCVTRWSVAEVAAGVSDPEIAELAEADGRVDISLCHNLHAKLYAADDRCLVGSANLTGKATGRVPAANIELLIEAELAHPEVRRVLDAIDEVSVPGTVQLARQIREQADLVRADEDAPQMLVVGETEAQSRWLPETRNPERLYRVYNGRHGNISSDVLAGVLRDLVHMDIPPGLSEQDFGAAVLLRLRSLTEVRTLNESGALNLDHAKRALIVGGLHTPDQAQRAVETIAKWLSYFDEVYLVPVGPWEIRQGKEIR; from the coding sequence GTGACTCGAGATCACGTCTGGCGACAGGTTGAGCAGCTCCTCCTCGGCGCGACTCGCGAAGTGCTCCTGGTGGCCCCCTTCATCAAGCAGGAAACCTTCCAGGCAGTGCTCGCGGCCGTGCCGGACAGCGTGGGACGCATTCACTGCGTCACACGCTGGTCCGTCGCCGAGGTGGCGGCGGGAGTGTCCGATCCGGAAATCGCGGAACTGGCCGAAGCAGACGGACGGGTGGACATCTCGCTGTGTCATAACCTGCACGCCAAGTTGTATGCCGCTGATGACCGTTGCCTCGTCGGGTCTGCCAACCTAACCGGCAAGGCAACTGGACGAGTGCCGGCTGCGAACATCGAGCTGCTCATCGAAGCCGAGCTTGCGCACCCTGAGGTGCGTCGGGTCCTGGACGCCATCGACGAAGTCTCCGTACCCGGTACGGTGCAGCTCGCTCGCCAGATCCGCGAGCAGGCTGACCTCGTGCGGGCCGACGAGGACGCCCCACAGATGCTGGTGGTGGGCGAGACCGAGGCGCAGTCTCGCTGGTTGCCAGAGACCCGGAACCCTGAGCGCCTCTACCGGGTATACAACGGTCGACACGGGAACATCTCCAGCGACGTGCTCGCCGGTGTCCTGCGAGACCTCGTCCATATGGACATCCCTCCGGGGCTGTCCGAGCAGGACTTCGGGGCCGCAGTCCTCCTCCGACTGCGGTCCCTGACCGAAGTCCGCACACTGAACGAGAGCGGGGCCCTGAATCTTGACCACGCGAAGCGGGCACTGATCGTCGGCGGGCTCCACACGCCAGATCAGGCGCAGCGGGCGGTGGAAACGATCGCCAAATGGCTGAGCTACTTCGACGAGGTCTACCTCGTGCCCGTCGGTCCCTGGGAGATCCGCCAGGGCAAAGAGATCAGGTGA
- a CDS encoding ATP-binding protein, translated as MTSKYSIVTSDLTVKALQDSGYKSTAHAIAELIDNGIEAGADLVELFVVESTDRPSQRSRHRVEKIAVLDNGSGMDPETLRQSLRFGAGTRQQRKGIGRFGVGLPNSSISQCDRVDVWSWTNGPDNALHTYLDLTEVRGGLEEVPEPKLDGVPDEWQALAEGLGTSGTLVQWTQLERVQWRGAEATLANTESLIGRIYRRLIAEGTRIKLVPARGWAPLPGVRDARPNDPLYLMSPSATPAPFDTKPMFRPFGAGNVGEIGVERFMVHGADGNEYPVFVRSSIAVDAARRPDIGGEEWPKAVSPSLNPGEAPWGKHAAKNLGISLIRANRELDLDTGWTNSYDPVERWWGVEIDFPPALDEVFGVTNNKQAATIFSDLAHFNWREEAAGLTWDEFREQLREEGDRRLPLIEIVYHIREKLLGKLRSDLADQTRGTRANRKRHEDVETKAEEAVKRRRVETKPSFTDTLAEQVTEEESKEIQLENLVETHKYTPADAQRIIEESIQQGKHVRLLTSRNPDSPAFFNIDYIPNLLQVTLNQDHPVYADLIAVLDGDIDGATKEELAERLRSAAGAFKLLLMSWARFEDELPDKPRERAKKMRQDWGRIASDFLGADEADDEDDE; from the coding sequence ATGACATCCAAGTACTCGATCGTCACATCCGACCTGACGGTCAAAGCTTTGCAGGACAGCGGATACAAGTCGACGGCACACGCCATCGCCGAGCTGATCGACAACGGAATCGAAGCCGGGGCTGATCTCGTCGAGCTGTTCGTTGTTGAGTCGACGGACCGTCCGTCGCAGCGCTCGCGCCACCGAGTCGAGAAGATTGCCGTACTCGACAACGGTAGCGGCATGGATCCCGAGACGCTCCGACAATCCCTCCGCTTCGGTGCGGGAACGCGGCAACAGCGGAAGGGGATAGGACGCTTCGGAGTCGGCCTGCCCAACTCCAGCATCTCCCAGTGTGACCGCGTCGACGTCTGGTCCTGGACCAACGGACCCGACAATGCACTGCACACGTATCTTGATCTGACGGAGGTGCGCGGCGGGCTCGAAGAGGTCCCCGAGCCCAAGCTCGACGGCGTCCCGGACGAATGGCAAGCGCTGGCCGAAGGGCTCGGCACCAGTGGCACCTTGGTGCAGTGGACACAGTTGGAACGGGTCCAGTGGCGTGGCGCGGAGGCAACTCTGGCCAATACCGAGAGCTTGATCGGCCGCATCTACCGTCGGCTGATCGCCGAGGGAACGCGGATCAAGCTGGTACCTGCTCGCGGGTGGGCTCCCTTGCCCGGCGTTCGTGACGCACGCCCCAACGATCCGCTCTACCTGATGTCGCCCAGTGCGACGCCGGCCCCGTTCGACACCAAGCCGATGTTCCGCCCATTCGGTGCCGGCAACGTCGGCGAGATCGGTGTCGAGCGGTTCATGGTCCATGGAGCCGACGGTAACGAGTACCCCGTCTTCGTCCGTTCCTCGATCGCTGTCGATGCAGCGCGACGTCCGGACATCGGAGGCGAGGAATGGCCCAAAGCCGTATCTCCGAGTCTCAACCCCGGTGAAGCTCCGTGGGGCAAGCACGCCGCCAAGAACCTCGGTATCTCGCTGATCCGTGCCAACCGCGAACTCGACCTCGACACGGGCTGGACGAACTCCTATGACCCTGTGGAACGCTGGTGGGGCGTAGAGATCGATTTCCCACCCGCGTTGGACGAAGTCTTCGGGGTCACCAACAACAAGCAAGCGGCCACGATCTTCTCTGACCTTGCCCACTTCAACTGGCGGGAGGAGGCTGCTGGCCTTACCTGGGACGAGTTCCGGGAGCAGCTCCGCGAGGAGGGGGACCGGCGGCTCCCACTCATCGAGATCGTCTATCACATCCGTGAGAAGCTGCTCGGCAAGCTGCGCTCCGACCTCGCTGACCAGACCCGGGGCACGCGCGCCAACCGGAAGCGGCACGAGGACGTGGAGACTAAGGCCGAGGAAGCGGTCAAGCGGCGGCGTGTGGAGACGAAACCCAGCTTCACCGACACGCTCGCCGAGCAGGTCACCGAGGAAGAGAGCAAGGAGATTCAGCTCGAAAACCTCGTGGAGACTCATAAATACACGCCTGCTGACGCGCAGCGGATCATCGAGGAGTCGATCCAGCAGGGCAAGCACGTCCGCCTGCTGACGAGCCGCAACCCAGACTCGCCGGCCTTCTTCAACATTGACTACATCCCCAACCTGCTGCAGGTCACCCTCAATCAGGACCATCCGGTCTATGCAGACCTCATCGCCGTGCTCGACGGCGACATCGACGGCGCCACCAAAGAAGAACTCGCAGAGCGGCTGAGGAGCGCGGCTGGAGCGTTCAAGCTCCTACTCATGTCCTGGGCCAGGTTCGAGGATGAGCTTCCGGACAAGCCTCGGGAGCGAGCCAAGAAGATGCGCCAGGACTGGGGCCGCATCGCCAGCGACTTCCTCGGCGCGGACGAGGCCGACGACGAGGACGATGAGTGA
- a CDS encoding DEAD/DEAH box helicase — translation MIGSPGIAFQAVLDAAPLSYIRRLLGEHACELLTLLREGSVEDAIRKVAASAVSPEQLIGDPEERAQLLELLPEGKKVELAERLGWDNSSSPTVFLSALPWTLEERRVFLGFLGLVVDRAPEAPVSSRRPSEPSYGLFPHQRRAAGKVRRLLYSGERRTVLHLPTGVGKTRTGMDLICDHLRQHEPTLVVWLARGRELLEQAALEFERAWASLGNREVTVARMWGDAPTDLDDITDGIVVLGLEKAGAAAKSTPGFLDQLALRTTLTVFDEAHQAIAPTYRRVVEALTLRSDSSLLGLTATPGRTWADISEDEKLADFFARQKVMLEIDGYDNPVTALIEQGYLARPDFRTVAADSGMKLSARDKQALAASFDIPDELITRLADNVQWNLQVVRTVLDLSGQHRRILLFAASIEHSRLIVAILSMFGIDAEQVTGESSTRHRDRVINRFKGPGTRPMVLSNYGVLTTGFDAPAASAAVIARPTRSLVLYSQMVGRVIRGPKAGGTSTCDVVTVVDPALPGFGDVAEAFTNWEDVWKAL, via the coding sequence GTGATCGGGTCTCCGGGCATCGCGTTTCAGGCCGTCCTTGATGCGGCCCCCCTGAGCTACATACGGCGCCTGCTTGGCGAGCACGCCTGCGAACTCCTCACATTGCTGCGGGAGGGGTCCGTTGAGGATGCCATCCGGAAGGTCGCGGCCTCGGCAGTCTCTCCGGAGCAGTTGATCGGCGATCCCGAGGAGCGCGCGCAGCTGCTGGAGCTGCTTCCCGAGGGCAAGAAGGTGGAACTAGCAGAACGCCTCGGTTGGGACAATTCTTCGTCGCCGACGGTATTCCTGTCTGCTCTGCCCTGGACGCTTGAAGAGCGCCGCGTATTCCTTGGCTTCCTTGGGCTCGTCGTTGATCGAGCGCCCGAGGCTCCCGTGTCCTCACGGAGACCGTCCGAACCGAGCTATGGCCTGTTCCCGCATCAGCGGCGTGCGGCCGGCAAGGTGCGGCGTCTGCTCTACTCCGGTGAGCGCCGCACGGTGTTGCACCTGCCGACCGGGGTCGGTAAGACGCGCACCGGCATGGACCTGATCTGTGACCACCTGCGGCAGCATGAGCCCACTCTGGTCGTGTGGCTGGCCCGGGGCCGCGAGCTCCTCGAACAGGCCGCGCTCGAGTTCGAGCGCGCATGGGCCTCTCTCGGCAATCGGGAGGTCACCGTAGCCCGGATGTGGGGGGACGCTCCCACCGATCTTGACGACATCACCGACGGCATTGTCGTACTCGGGCTGGAGAAGGCAGGTGCCGCGGCGAAGAGTACGCCGGGCTTTCTCGACCAACTTGCGCTCCGCACCACGCTCACAGTCTTCGACGAGGCTCATCAAGCCATCGCGCCCACTTACCGCCGGGTGGTCGAAGCCCTCACGCTCCGTAGCGATTCGAGCCTCTTGGGGCTGACTGCCACGCCGGGAAGGACGTGGGCCGACATCTCGGAGGACGAGAAGCTCGCGGACTTCTTCGCACGCCAGAAGGTGATGCTGGAAATCGATGGGTACGACAACCCCGTCACCGCTCTCATCGAGCAGGGGTACCTCGCCCGCCCAGACTTTCGCACGGTCGCGGCTGACTCTGGGATGAAGCTCAGCGCCCGGGACAAGCAGGCTCTCGCTGCGTCCTTTGACATCCCCGATGAACTGATCACACGTCTTGCCGACAACGTGCAGTGGAACCTTCAGGTCGTCCGCACCGTGCTCGATCTCAGCGGACAGCACAGGCGCATCCTGCTATTCGCCGCCTCGATCGAGCACAGCCGCCTGATCGTCGCCATCCTGAGCATGTTCGGAATCGATGCCGAGCAGGTCACGGGCGAATCCTCAACGCGTCATCGCGATCGAGTGATCAACCGCTTCAAGGGCCCTGGAACCCGACCGATGGTCCTCTCGAACTACGGCGTGCTCACCACTGGCTTCGATGCCCCCGCGGCGAGCGCCGCCGTGATTGCCCGCCCTACTCGCTCACTCGTGCTGTACAGCCAGATGGTGGGCCGCGTGATCCGCGGGCCCAAGGCCGGCGGTACCTCCACATGCGACGTCGTGACCGTCGTCGACCCCGCGCTCCCGGGCTTCGGAGACGTGGCAGAGGCATTCACCAACTGGGAAGACGTATGGAAGGCTCTATGA
- a CDS encoding cysteine desulfurase family protein, translated as MTERTLDSGLTYLDYNATAPMRPEAREAALASMETVGNASSAHRSGRDAAQRVDEARRQVADLLNCSPGEIIFTSGATEANNLALRAAHSVGGTVITSTVEHPAVLETAKNLTATTPDALRLLAVDADGLVDIDGLHAALSAGDVAIVSLMAGNNETGVLTDLAPLAEAAHAAGALFHTDATQMVGRLPFDLAEVDVDLLSLSAHKFGGPQGVGALFVRRGIALPYHPLIFGGGQERGWRAGTLNVAGITGAGAAAAAAHRGLAEEIARVARLRDLLESALVEQLGDCRINGSLDYRLPGVTSITFHGAPADAVLTAMPDVAASEGSACSSGAPSPSHVLLAMGRSREEADSTVRFSLGYASTRADVDQAIASTIRAVRQVRAALAIPI; from the coding sequence GTGACAGAACGGACGCTTGATTCAGGTCTGACCTATCTCGATTACAACGCCACGGCACCCATGCGACCCGAAGCGCGAGAGGCCGCTCTCGCCTCGATGGAAACGGTGGGTAATGCGTCAAGCGCACACCGTTCCGGCCGCGACGCCGCGCAACGGGTAGACGAGGCTCGCCGCCAAGTCGCTGATCTGTTGAACTGCTCCCCTGGCGAGATCATCTTCACCTCTGGAGCCACCGAAGCCAACAACCTCGCGCTGCGAGCTGCTCACAGCGTCGGCGGGACTGTGATTACGAGCACAGTCGAGCACCCTGCAGTGCTGGAAACCGCCAAGAACCTTACGGCAACCACGCCCGACGCGCTCAGACTGTTGGCGGTGGATGCGGACGGCCTGGTGGATATCGACGGCCTCCATGCCGCCCTGTCGGCGGGTGACGTGGCGATCGTTTCCCTGATGGCCGGGAACAACGAGACGGGCGTCCTGACCGACCTCGCACCGCTTGCGGAAGCGGCACATGCGGCGGGGGCTCTTTTCCACACTGACGCCACGCAAATGGTTGGCCGACTGCCGTTCGACCTCGCCGAGGTCGACGTGGACTTGCTGTCCCTGTCAGCTCACAAGTTCGGCGGCCCGCAAGGAGTGGGGGCCCTCTTCGTCCGCCGTGGCATCGCGCTCCCGTACCACCCGCTGATCTTCGGCGGAGGGCAAGAACGCGGCTGGCGGGCCGGGACACTCAACGTCGCCGGCATCACAGGGGCGGGAGCAGCAGCGGCAGCGGCGCACCGCGGCTTGGCGGAAGAGATCGCACGGGTCGCACGCCTCCGTGACTTGCTGGAGAGTGCTCTCGTTGAGCAACTCGGCGACTGCCGGATCAACGGTTCGCTCGACTACCGGCTACCTGGTGTTACCAGCATCACATTCCACGGCGCCCCTGCCGACGCTGTCCTCACCGCGATGCCAGATGTCGCTGCCTCCGAAGGAAGTGCGTGCTCTTCCGGTGCACCGAGCCCGAGCCACGTACTCCTGGCCATGGGGCGTAGCCGGGAAGAGGCAGACTCCACTGTCCGGTTCTCTCTCGGGTACGCGTCAACTCGCGCCGATGTCGATCAGGCCATCGCCTCCACGATCCGCGCAGTCCGGCAAGTGCGCGCCGCCTTGGCGATCCCGATCTGA
- a CDS encoding DUF4007 family protein, with product MSDSRLAEAAHSSFARHETFAPRFGWLHKAYMQVQSNPEAFLADDAPVQLGVGKNMVYAMRYWSRAFKLTREHYGDDTNSRAMLSYPTWEARWLLDEDGADPYLEELGSLWLLHWWLLSSRPGTKSWAPSWYVAFHLAPFSRFTLADLTQVIVRHVNLSFPEGPVEASIAKDVDCITKMYVPAQRLRGGAPGAFEDLLSCPFRELGLMEQVGQRGSSEWEFTSGSRPSLPARIIAYACLDYAARTTRNAGSISLARLANEPGAPGRAFRIREADIAAALEKVAASHQELQLVEAVGQRSLTFTSGPFDLAWDVLDEQYDNVRSRPNFPTREDWARRYPKLAEAEKRELKQLDIIDPQLALTEETV from the coding sequence ATGTCAGACAGTCGGCTCGCCGAAGCCGCCCATTCCTCCTTCGCGCGCCACGAGACCTTCGCGCCGCGCTTCGGGTGGCTCCACAAGGCGTACATGCAGGTGCAAAGCAACCCCGAGGCATTCCTCGCGGATGATGCTCCCGTGCAGCTCGGCGTTGGCAAAAACATGGTCTACGCCATGCGCTACTGGTCCCGTGCCTTCAAGCTCACCCGGGAGCACTACGGCGACGACACCAACTCCAGGGCCATGCTGTCCTACCCAACCTGGGAGGCGCGGTGGCTGCTTGACGAGGATGGAGCCGACCCCTACCTGGAAGAGCTCGGCAGCCTGTGGCTTCTTCACTGGTGGCTTCTGTCTTCCCGACCGGGGACGAAGAGTTGGGCACCTTCGTGGTATGTCGCGTTCCACCTGGCTCCCTTCTCCCGGTTCACGCTGGCGGACCTGACCCAGGTCATCGTGCGGCATGTCAACCTCTCCTTCCCTGAAGGCCCGGTGGAAGCCTCCATCGCCAAGGACGTCGACTGCATCACCAAGATGTACGTCCCTGCTCAGCGACTGAGGGGCGGGGCGCCGGGCGCATTCGAGGATCTTCTCTCCTGCCCGTTCCGTGAGCTCGGGCTGATGGAGCAGGTGGGCCAACGTGGCAGCAGCGAATGGGAATTCACGAGCGGTTCCCGCCCCTCCCTGCCGGCCCGCATCATCGCCTACGCGTGCCTGGACTACGCAGCCCGCACGACGCGCAATGCAGGCTCGATCTCCTTGGCGCGCTTGGCAAACGAGCCCGGCGCTCCTGGACGAGCCTTCCGCATCCGCGAGGCCGACATCGCGGCGGCCTTGGAGAAGGTCGCCGCTAGCCACCAGGAACTACAGCTCGTAGAGGCAGTGGGCCAACGGAGCCTGACGTTCACCTCTGGCCCATTCGATCTTGCCTGGGACGTGCTGGACGAGCAGTACGACAACGTCCGCAGCAGGCCGAATTTCCCCACCCGTGAGGATTGGGCTCGCAGGTACCCCAAGCTCGCCGAGGCTGAAAAGCGCGAGCTCAAGCAGCTGGACATCATCGACCCGCAGCTCGCCCTGACCGAGGAGACCGTGTGA
- a CDS encoding AAA family ATPase produces the protein MTTATPTRPSSVLKAPATPQFPHGISLVGSQMRSTNLERDVEDELHTPYVGARAVDVVDRVTNALGDLRRPRSWSFTGPYGSGKSTLANFIEALLGPDSVRRTEAESVLGATSMGLVQRLTASRGELAPVGFLGAVATARREPLVATLSRALHTAARRRWKTRTPKAVTVALAACADPAATSQNILDAVVALCEQQPLLLIIDEFGKTLEHLSGNSDLSSAKDDLFLLQELAEKSAGPQGLPLFMMTLQHMSFMDYAAHSSQLQTREWAKIQGRFEDITFTPHLGDAVQLMCRRIDRSGVSDSGRALIRAQAEAAEAAWLEHGLNAVVDLKAQHFEDLYPLHPLTIVAAPLLAAQIGQHDRSLSGFMNSDEPDTVRRALEQFSSRKPSRADTIQLPQLYDFFLNSGRTSLLASSHASRWIEIESRINEAAGMSPADQNLLRTVGMLNLIDADGALRATAAMIHFALHEPTEGADRKTFAALEKQLQNLVSRGFLVHRQFSGEYRVWRGTDFDIDGRVKEIINHLDTPSVIQRLGDYLPLAVAAGRHNQVTGMLRAFFVRVSSPETKSIQGPDELNDQADGLLLFHLGKVSDRPVVNSTLPVILGVTEEPEIILNAASYLVALQELLLDSSLDPVAAREVKGRAAVAQRELTELLDAAFFPLSASATWRLWRTGMPADSSEGETIGGRSLSGLVSFACDQVFSAAPHIRNEMLGRHELTSQGAKSRRELLTAMLRKSGERHLGIEKYPAERAMYSGALEYMGLHRENRSAPDDASTSFLPYGFSRPSEAHPHTLPVWNALETALTEAHQRTGLDEIIRVVMVPPYGVKAGVVPLLVVTALIVRSEDVALFEDGSYLPRLTPDIVERMVKAPQRFAVKSTPLGDGLRQSVVKSSSVALKVESPRSQALRNPALLAVTRALLERVMVLTPYARRTRRISADAVAVRSALLVAQDPDDLLFNALPRALGMDPITTEARRATAGNKGYADRLAAAVDEISGAEQALRAEVIETISREFRLPASLPELRRALATRLGGFAGVSLSLELKGFVAIALNSGLADEDWLDPVIVRLSNSALGDWSDTDATIFPRRVKEMAAALDRVSHLYQSPTDGDRGEALEARLLTLTDKDGAEQRTLIYVPEQSRQEAEDLAVSVLEQAEKMLGPDGARILLAALAQRVTEPATTTAAERTE, from the coding sequence GTGACCACCGCAACCCCCACGCGGCCTAGCTCTGTTCTGAAGGCCCCCGCCACTCCGCAGTTCCCGCACGGCATCAGCCTCGTTGGCTCCCAGATGCGCTCCACCAACCTGGAGCGCGACGTCGAGGACGAACTGCACACCCCCTACGTCGGAGCGCGGGCCGTCGATGTCGTCGATCGCGTCACCAACGCGCTCGGTGACCTTCGCCGCCCCCGATCGTGGTCGTTCACCGGACCCTATGGATCCGGTAAGTCCACCTTGGCAAACTTCATCGAAGCCCTCCTGGGTCCGGACAGTGTCCGCCGTACCGAGGCTGAGTCGGTGCTCGGTGCGACCAGCATGGGCCTCGTTCAGCGACTCACGGCCAGTCGCGGGGAACTCGCCCCTGTGGGCTTCCTTGGTGCCGTTGCCACCGCGCGCCGTGAGCCTCTAGTCGCCACCCTTTCCCGGGCCCTTCACACCGCGGCACGGCGCCGCTGGAAGACCCGCACGCCCAAGGCGGTCACAGTTGCCCTCGCCGCTTGCGCGGATCCCGCTGCCACGTCACAGAACATCCTGGACGCTGTGGTCGCTCTCTGCGAGCAGCAGCCACTCCTGTTGATCATCGACGAGTTCGGTAAGACGCTGGAGCACCTCTCTGGGAACAGCGATCTGAGCAGCGCCAAAGACGACCTGTTCCTGCTGCAGGAACTGGCTGAGAAGAGTGCCGGCCCCCAGGGGCTCCCGCTGTTCATGATGACGCTGCAGCACATGTCGTTCATGGACTACGCCGCCCATTCCAGCCAGCTCCAGACTCGCGAGTGGGCCAAAATCCAGGGCCGGTTCGAGGACATCACCTTCACGCCGCATCTCGGCGACGCGGTCCAGCTGATGTGCCGCCGGATCGACCGGTCTGGTGTATCCGACTCCGGGCGCGCGCTCATCCGAGCGCAGGCCGAAGCCGCCGAAGCCGCATGGCTCGAGCACGGGCTCAACGCCGTTGTCGATCTCAAGGCGCAACACTTTGAGGACCTCTATCCCCTGCATCCGCTGACCATCGTCGCGGCCCCCCTCCTCGCCGCCCAAATCGGCCAGCACGACCGCAGCCTGTCGGGTTTCATGAACAGCGACGAACCCGACACGGTGCGCCGCGCTCTGGAACAGTTCTCAAGTCGCAAGCCCAGCCGAGCTGACACCATTCAGCTGCCGCAGCTGTACGACTTCTTCCTCAACTCCGGCCGTACCTCACTGCTGGCCTCCAGCCACGCCAGCCGCTGGATCGAGATCGAATCGCGCATCAACGAAGCCGCAGGCATGTCCCCCGCGGACCAGAACCTTCTGCGCACCGTTGGCATGCTCAACCTCATCGACGCCGATGGCGCTCTGCGTGCCACTGCGGCGATGATTCACTTCGCGCTGCACGAGCCCACCGAGGGCGCAGATCGCAAGACGTTCGCGGCCTTGGAGAAGCAGCTGCAGAACTTGGTGTCGCGAGGATTCCTCGTGCATCGCCAGTTCAGCGGCGAGTACCGGGTGTGGCGAGGCACGGATTTCGACATCGACGGCCGTGTCAAGGAGATCATCAACCACCTCGACACGCCCTCGGTCATTCAGAGACTGGGCGACTATCTCCCGCTTGCCGTTGCCGCTGGCCGCCACAACCAGGTCACAGGCATGCTGCGGGCGTTCTTCGTCCGCGTCTCCAGCCCTGAGACGAAGAGCATCCAAGGTCCGGACGAGCTCAACGATCAGGCCGACGGTCTGCTTCTCTTCCACCTGGGCAAGGTCAGCGACCGACCGGTGGTGAACTCCACGCTTCCCGTGATCCTCGGAGTCACGGAAGAGCCGGAGATCATCCTGAACGCCGCTAGCTACCTCGTCGCCTTGCAAGAACTGCTGCTGGACTCATCATTGGACCCCGTCGCTGCACGCGAGGTCAAGGGACGTGCGGCAGTCGCTCAGCGCGAGCTGACAGAACTGCTTGATGCGGCGTTCTTCCCGCTGTCCGCGAGCGCCACCTGGCGGCTGTGGCGCACCGGTATGCCGGCCGATTCCTCTGAGGGCGAGACGATTGGAGGTCGCAGCCTCAGCGGTCTCGTGTCGTTTGCCTGCGACCAGGTGTTTTCCGCCGCCCCACACATCCGCAACGAGATGCTCGGCCGACACGAGCTCACGAGCCAGGGCGCAAAGTCTCGCCGCGAGCTGCTGACGGCGATGCTCCGCAAGTCTGGAGAACGGCACCTCGGGATCGAGAAGTACCCCGCCGAGCGGGCCATGTACAGCGGTGCGCTGGAGTACATGGGCCTGCACAGGGAAAACCGCAGTGCACCCGACGACGCGTCGACCTCCTTTCTCCCTTACGGGTTCTCACGGCCCAGCGAAGCGCACCCTCACACCCTCCCTGTCTGGAATGCTCTGGAGACTGCGCTCACAGAGGCCCACCAGCGCACCGGGCTCGATGAGATCATCCGTGTCGTCATGGTGCCGCCTTACGGGGTCAAGGCAGGCGTGGTGCCCCTGCTCGTCGTCACGGCACTCATCGTGCGCAGCGAGGATGTGGCGCTCTTCGAGGACGGCTCTTACCTGCCACGGCTGACGCCGGACATCGTTGAGCGCATGGTCAAGGCTCCCCAGCGATTCGCCGTGAAGTCCACCCCTCTCGGGGACGGCCTGCGCCAGAGTGTCGTGAAGAGCTCGTCTGTTGCCCTCAAGGTCGAATCGCCTCGTTCCCAAGCCCTGCGCAACCCGGCCCTGCTCGCGGTCACCAGGGCATTGCTGGAGAGGGTGATGGTGCTTACCCCGTACGCCAGGCGTACTCGGCGCATCAGCGCGGATGCAGTCGCCGTGCGTTCAGCACTGCTGGTGGCGCAGGACCCCGACGACCTGCTGTTCAATGCGCTGCCCAGGGCTCTCGGCATGGATCCGATCACCACTGAGGCACGCCGGGCCACCGCGGGGAACAAGGGCTATGCGGACCGGCTCGCGGCTGCAGTCGACGAGATCTCTGGTGCCGAACAAGCGCTGCGAGCAGAAGTTATTGAGACCATTAGCAGGGAATTCCGCCTGCCGGCTTCGCTGCCAGAGCTGCGGCGTGCTCTCGCTACCCGCTTGGGGGGCTTCGCCGGCGTCTCCCTGAGCCTGGAGCTCAAGGGATTCGTTGCCATCGCCCTCAACTCAGGATTGGCTGACGAGGACTGGCTCGACCCGGTGATCGTACGGCTGTCGAACTCCGCTCTCGGCGACTGGTCCGACACAGACGCAACCATCTTCCCCCGCCGGGTGAAGGAGATGGCCGCGGCCCTCGACCGAGTGAGCCACCTGTACCAGAGCCCCACGGATGGCGACAGGGGCGAGGCGCTCGAAGCGCGGCTCCTCACCCTGACGGACAAGGACGGGGCCGAGCAGCGGACGCTGATCTACGTTCCGGAGCAATCCCGGCAGGAGGCGGAGGACCTCGCTGTCAGTGTCCTGGAGCAAGCTGAGAAGATGCTCGGTCCCGACGGCGCCCGCATCCTGCTCGCCGCCCTCGCCCAGCGCGTCACCGAGCCCGCGACAACGACGGCAGCAGAAAGGACTGAGTGA